In Opitutia bacterium, a single window of DNA contains:
- the accB gene encoding acetyl-CoA carboxylase biotin carboxyl carrier protein, which yields MDLKQIKLIIDLMKRSDLTEFEVEEQGFKIKIKRNSGEPVLVGGAAGYSAHPFPVATAPEAPKAPVAPAAAPSTAGGDEVGFAYVKSPMVGTFYRSPSPDSPPFVDANSKIEEKSVVCIIEAMKIMNEIQAEVKGTIVEVLVENGQPVEYGQRLYKVKAS from the coding sequence TTGGACCTAAAACAGATTAAGCTAATCATCGACCTCATGAAGCGCTCGGATCTTACCGAGTTCGAAGTCGAGGAGCAGGGCTTCAAGATTAAGATTAAGCGCAACTCCGGTGAGCCCGTCCTTGTGGGCGGTGCCGCGGGTTACTCCGCCCACCCGTTCCCGGTGGCGACCGCGCCCGAGGCCCCCAAGGCTCCGGTGGCGCCCGCCGCCGCTCCGTCCACCGCGGGGGGCGACGAGGTCGGCTTCGCTTATGTGAAGTCGCCGATGGTCGGCACGTTCTATCGTTCGCCTTCCCCCGACAGCCCGCCGTTCGTCGATGCGAACAGCAAGATCGAAGAAAAGTCCGTGGTCTGCATCATCGAAGCGATGAAGATCATGAACGAGATCCAAGCCGAAGTGAAGGGCACCATCGTCGAGGTGCTGGTCGAGAACGGCCAACCCGTCGAATACGGGCAGCGCCTCTACAAGGTGAAGGCCAGCTAA